Sequence from the Pedobacter sp. D749 genome:
GCGTTTTAACAGTAAGCTCAGAAATATCCATAATGCCCGCAATTTCTTTATAGGAAAGATTTTGTTTTCGTTTTAGCTCGAAAACCTCGCGCATTCGTGGAGGCAGTTTTTCAATTTCCTCTTCAATTAGTTTGGTTAAAATGCGTTCTCTAATGAGATGATCGGTGATTTCCTGCGCCTGATCCAAAAATTGACCTAGATCGGTTAAATAAGCATGATGCACTTGATTTTTACTAAAAAAATTCAAAATTGCATTTCTGGTGGAAACATAAAGATATGCCCCAATTGAAGTATCAGCTGGCAATTGAGGTGCTTTCTGCCATAACTTCGTAAATACCTCCTGAACTACATCTTCACTCTCGTTCCCTTCTTTGAGCATCCGCAGAGCATGTTTGTACAATAATGGCCAGTATCTGTTATAAATTTCTGAAAAAGCCCTGTTATCCCGATCTATTAATAGCGAGAGTAACTTGTCGTCATCATACGTAGCATAGTCCTGGTCCATTGATGAGTAAAAATAGAACTAATTTATTGTAAACAGAAATGGGTAAAAGCACACCAATAACAATATGATAATGATTAGGATATAATCTTTGTTTCTAATTGAATATTGCTCAGCATGAATAGTTCAATTTGCTCAACGTTAATTA
This genomic interval carries:
- a CDS encoding RNA polymerase sigma factor — its product is MDQDYATYDDDKLLSLLIDRDNRAFSEIYNRYWPLLYKHALRMLKEGNESEDVVQEVFTKLWQKAPQLPADTSIGAYLYVSTRNAILNFFSKNQVHHAYLTDLGQFLDQAQEITDHLIRERILTKLIEEEIEKLPPRMREVFELKRKQNLSYKEIAGIMDISELTVKTQMNKAISTLRTKFGSHLPSFFISL